A genomic region of Streptosporangium lutulentum contains the following coding sequences:
- a CDS encoding ABC transporter permease produces MSVLNTTAPLTAKRGSATWRLTKAEVKLCVREKTGPLWGVGFPLVLLIILGNVPALGEAVEVGGDLTYFDLYVPVIILFNLAILALTALPTILAGYRENGVLRRMRTTPIGPARVLAAQLVANLAIALVAVTLFLAVARLGFGVRLPENLAGFVVGWLLAAAALLSIGLLITALAPGRGPATAIGTVAFFPMMFFAGLWVPIAQMPPLMQSISHYTPLGAGMQAFQEAAFEGHFPSAQPLLTLAGYAVICSVIAVRWFRWE; encoded by the coding sequence ATGTCAGTCCTGAACACCACCGCACCCCTCACCGCCAAGCGCGGTTCCGCGACGTGGAGGCTCACCAAAGCCGAGGTCAAGCTCTGCGTCCGCGAGAAGACCGGTCCCCTCTGGGGGGTCGGCTTCCCGCTGGTCCTGTTGATCATCCTCGGAAACGTCCCCGCCCTGGGGGAGGCCGTGGAGGTCGGCGGCGACCTGACGTACTTCGACCTCTACGTGCCGGTCATCATCCTGTTCAACCTGGCGATCCTGGCACTGACCGCCCTGCCGACGATACTCGCGGGATACCGTGAGAACGGCGTGCTGCGGCGCATGCGGACCACGCCGATCGGCCCGGCCCGCGTGCTCGCCGCCCAGCTCGTGGCCAACCTCGCCATCGCGCTCGTCGCGGTGACCCTGTTCCTCGCCGTGGCCAGGCTCGGCTTCGGCGTCCGCCTGCCGGAGAATCTCGCCGGCTTCGTCGTCGGCTGGCTGCTCGCGGCCGCCGCGCTGCTCTCGATCGGCCTGCTGATCACCGCGCTGGCGCCCGGACGTGGCCCGGCCACGGCGATCGGCACGGTGGCGTTCTTTCCGATGATGTTCTTCGCCGGGCTTTGGGTGCCGATCGCGCAAATGCCCCCGCTGATGCAGAGCATCAGCCACTACACCCCACTCGGAGCGGGGATGCAGGCGTTCCAGGAGGCTGCTTTCGAGGGCCATTTCCCATCCGCCCAGCCATTGTTGACCTTGGCGGGCTACGCGGTCATATGCTCGGTCATCGCGGTCCGCTGGTTCCGTTGGGAGTAG
- a CDS encoding ABC transporter ATP-binding protein, translating to MPPVIEVRNLHKRYGNNVAVDDVSLTVQEGEIFGILGPNGAGKTTTVECIGGLRVPDRGEIKVLGLDPRRDHAELTRRLGVQLQAGQIQERLEVAEALELYSSFYPDPADWRELMDGLGLASKAKTRYAKLSGGQKQRLSIALALVGSPQVAILDELTTGLDPQARRDTWDLIEGVRSRGVTIVLVTHFMEEAERLCDRLALIDAGRVVMVDTPAGLTERARIEQRIQFRPSRQIDDELLTSLPDVSGVTRRGELVIVNGNSNALNAVTAVLARNQIVAERLRVEQASLEDAFVELTGKRPDDAS from the coding sequence ATGCCGCCAGTGATCGAGGTACGTAATCTCCACAAGCGCTATGGGAACAACGTCGCGGTCGACGATGTCTCGCTCACCGTTCAGGAGGGCGAGATCTTCGGGATCCTCGGCCCGAACGGCGCCGGCAAGACGACGACCGTGGAGTGCATCGGGGGCCTCCGCGTGCCGGACCGGGGCGAGATCAAGGTGCTCGGGCTCGACCCCCGCAGGGACCACGCCGAGTTGACCCGGCGGCTCGGCGTGCAGTTGCAGGCGGGGCAGATCCAGGAGCGGCTGGAGGTCGCCGAGGCCCTGGAGCTCTACAGCTCCTTCTATCCCGATCCGGCCGACTGGCGCGAGCTGATGGACGGCCTCGGCCTGGCGAGCAAGGCGAAGACCAGGTACGCCAAGCTGTCCGGTGGCCAGAAGCAGCGGCTCTCCATCGCGCTGGCACTCGTCGGCAGCCCTCAGGTGGCGATACTCGACGAGCTCACCACCGGCCTCGACCCGCAGGCCCGGCGCGACACCTGGGACCTGATCGAGGGCGTGCGCTCTCGCGGGGTGACGATCGTGTTGGTCACCCACTTCATGGAGGAGGCCGAGCGGCTGTGTGACCGGCTGGCGCTGATCGACGCGGGCCGCGTCGTCATGGTGGACACCCCGGCCGGCCTGACCGAGCGGGCCCGCATCGAGCAGCGGATCCAGTTCCGCCCGTCCAGGCAGATCGACGACGAGCTGCTGACGAGTCTGCCCGACGTCTCCGGCGTCACCCGCCGGGGCGAGCTGGTCATCGTCAACGGCAACAGCAACGCGCTCAACGCCGTCACCGCCGTACTGGCCCGCAACCAGATCGTGGCCGAACGGCTGCGCGTCGAGCAGGCGAGCCTGGAGGACGCGTTCGTCGAGCTGACCGGGAAACGCCCCGACGACGCCTCGTGA
- a CDS encoding VOC family protein, whose product MRASFRAQTLAAGYVQPSTTGTPRTPTSGLDLAAERWGRRPNQAGGRHPPIGGSRPGRGERGKRRDRSLRERGRTRKRRRTRRQLHIDVRVEDLEQAEQKALALGARRLRGGGERFRVYEDLVGHPFCLVSW is encoded by the coding sequence ATGCGCGCGTCCTTTCGGGCTCAGACCCTGGCGGCTGGCTACGTTCAGCCTTCTACGACCGGCACTCCGCGAACACCGACCAGTGGACTGGACCTGGCTGCCGAGCGGTGGGGGCGTCGGCCCAACCAGGCGGGTGGTCGCCATCCACCGATCGGTGGATCGCGACCCGGACGCGGGGAGCGTGGAAAGCGGCGGGACCGGTCGCTCCGTGAACGCGGCCGCACCAGAAAACGCAGACGAACGCGGCGACAGCTGCACATCGACGTCCGTGTCGAGGACCTGGAGCAGGCCGAGCAGAAAGCGCTGGCCCTCGGGGCCCGCAGGCTACGCGGCGGCGGCGAACGGTTCCGCGTCTACGAAGACCTCGTCGGCCACCCTTTCTGTCTCGTGTCCTGGTGA
- a CDS encoding VOC family protein, producing MLHHVQLACPPGSEPALRDFYEGVLGLAEVPKPPVLAARGGCWFRGHGIELHLGVEADFRPARKAHPGLLVRDIDEWARRLTEAGYPASFDDDFPGMRRFYSEDPHGNRLEFLEPLS from the coding sequence ATGCTGCACCACGTCCAACTGGCCTGTCCGCCCGGAAGCGAGCCCGCCTTGCGGGACTTCTACGAGGGTGTGCTCGGTCTGGCCGAGGTTCCCAAGCCCCCGGTCCTCGCCGCGCGGGGTGGGTGCTGGTTTCGCGGCCACGGCATCGAGTTGCATCTCGGCGTCGAAGCCGACTTTCGTCCGGCGCGCAAGGCTCACCCCGGCCTGCTGGTCCGCGACATCGACGAGTGGGCCCGGCGTCTGACCGAGGCGGGCTACCCGGCCTCCTTCGACGACGATTTCCCGGGAATGCGCCGCTTCTACAGCGAAGACCCCCACGGCAACCGCCTGGAGTTCCTCGAACCGCTCTCCTGA
- a CDS encoding MmyB family transcriptional regulator: MTAWSEVESSVVTGLTPADVDEPTRLLPGEVGLPSEPRRRTPGLRREEVTQLAGMSADYLMRLEQARSPQPSTQLLAARALFGCHCTIEEPDRNIPWRWFTDAFVREAYPEEEHAEYSRLHVADLRAAVVRRGDDPAAAALVERLRAASEEFTRLWELHEVAVRRASRMRLRHPAIGPMEFDYEALLAPAEDQRLLIYTPPPGSKTFEALELLRVVGPETAHRSHR, translated from the coding sequence GTGACCGCGTGGTCGGAGGTGGAGAGCAGTGTCGTCACCGGCCTCACCCCGGCCGACGTCGACGAGCCCACCCGACTGCTGCCCGGAGAGGTGGGGCTGCCTTCTGAACCGCGCCGCCGTACTCCTGGGCTGCGGCGGGAGGAGGTGACCCAGCTCGCGGGCATGTCGGCCGACTATCTGATGCGGCTGGAGCAGGCGCGCAGCCCGCAGCCGTCGACGCAGCTGCTGGCGGCGCGGGCGCTGTTCGGCTGCCACTGCACGATCGAGGAGCCCGACCGCAACATTCCCTGGCGCTGGTTCACCGACGCGTTCGTACGTGAGGCCTACCCGGAGGAGGAACACGCCGAGTACTCCCGCCTGCACGTGGCCGACCTACGCGCGGCCGTGGTCCGCCGCGGCGACGACCCGGCCGCCGCGGCGCTGGTGGAGCGGCTGCGCGCGGCCAGCGAGGAGTTCACGCGGCTGTGGGAGCTGCACGAGGTGGCGGTACGGCGGGCCAGCCGGATGCGCCTGCGGCACCCCGCGATCGGGCCGATGGAGTTCGACTACGAGGCGCTGCTGGCCCCGGCCGAGGACCAACGGCTGCTGATCTACACGCCGCCGCCGGGCTCGAAGACGTTCGAGGCGCTGGAGCTGCTGCGGGTGGTCGGCCCGGAGACCGCGCACCGCAGCCACCGATAG
- a CDS encoding alpha-hydroxy-acid oxidizing protein: protein MSPQFGDYQHEIYFDGLRGVVPGLPMTFAELEARAEAMLPPSIWSYVAGGAGDEYTQRANVAAFQHWGLIPRMLVGAARRELSVELFGLKLPSPLFMSPVGVIGLCAQDGHGDLATARAAARTGVPMIASTLSVDPMEAVAQEFGETPGFFQLYTPTDRKLAENLVHRAEAAGFKGIVVTLDTWVTGWRPRDLSTGNFPQLRGHCLANYTSDPVFRAQLARTPEEDPRAAVMHWAGVFGNPLTWDDLPWLRSLTDLPLVLKGICHPDDARRAKDAGVDGIYCSNHGGRQANGGLAALDLLPDVVDAADGLPVLFDSGVRSGADVIKALALGATAVGVGRPYAYGLALGGVDGIVHVLRALLAEADLIMAVDGYPTLADLTPQALRRTSGTSLL from the coding sequence ATGAGCCCACAGTTCGGCGACTACCAGCACGAGATCTACTTCGACGGCCTCCGCGGCGTCGTGCCGGGGCTGCCGATGACCTTCGCCGAGCTCGAAGCCAGGGCCGAGGCCATGCTGCCGCCCTCGATCTGGTCGTACGTCGCGGGGGGCGCCGGTGACGAATACACCCAGCGCGCCAATGTCGCCGCCTTCCAGCACTGGGGCCTGATCCCCCGGATGCTCGTGGGGGCGGCACGGCGCGAGCTGTCGGTGGAGTTGTTCGGCCTGAAGCTACCGTCCCCGCTGTTCATGTCCCCGGTGGGAGTGATCGGCCTGTGCGCGCAGGACGGGCACGGAGACCTGGCCACGGCCCGGGCGGCGGCTCGCACCGGGGTTCCGATGATCGCCTCGACGCTCTCCGTCGATCCGATGGAGGCCGTGGCCCAGGAGTTCGGCGAGACCCCCGGCTTCTTCCAGCTCTACACCCCCACGGATCGGAAGCTGGCCGAAAACCTGGTCCATCGCGCCGAGGCCGCCGGCTTCAAAGGCATCGTCGTCACCCTCGACACCTGGGTCACCGGCTGGCGTCCCCGTGACCTGAGCACCGGCAACTTCCCTCAGCTACGCGGGCACTGCCTGGCCAACTACACCTCGGATCCGGTCTTCCGCGCCCAGCTCGCCCGCACCCCGGAAGAGGATCCGCGGGCCGCCGTCATGCACTGGGCCGGAGTCTTCGGCAACCCTCTCACCTGGGACGACCTGCCCTGGCTGCGCTCGCTCACCGACCTGCCCCTGGTCCTGAAGGGCATCTGCCACCCCGACGACGCCCGCCGGGCCAAGGACGCCGGCGTCGACGGCATCTACTGCTCCAACCACGGCGGACGGCAGGCCAACGGCGGGCTGGCCGCCCTCGACCTCCTCCCCGACGTGGTCGACGCCGCGGACGGCCTGCCCGTCCTGTTCGACTCCGGCGTCCGATCCGGAGCCGACGTGATCAAAGCCCTCGCCCTCGGCGCCACCGCCGTCGGCGTCGGCCGCCCCTACGCCTACGGCCTCGCCCTGGGCGGCGTCGACGGCATCGTCCACGTCCTGCGCGCCCTCCTCGCCGAAGCCGACCTGATCATGGCCGTGGACGGCTATCCCACCCTCGCCGATCTGACCCCCCAGGCCCTGCGCCGCACCTCGGGCACCTCGCTCCTCTAG
- a CDS encoding DUF302 domain-containing protein — protein MIQRTDTGVHTVPHEVNRLTVGVSAPFQEFRERYERAVPVFDTERFERLIRDEADWDTVLRATAQNAPHGFIIYWSHDFTPLMRLAGERWVCVEYLMGNHAIAQGMYHHDPAVLLYAPLRTAIYEDAGGTTRFAVDQPSTRFASFGNPDITEVGITLDHKLAALLEYLDAPVPAELVRERVPHG, from the coding sequence ATGATCCAGCGGACGGACACCGGAGTCCACACCGTCCCGCACGAGGTGAACCGCCTGACCGTCGGCGTCTCCGCCCCGTTCCAGGAGTTCCGGGAGCGTTACGAGCGCGCCGTTCCCGTGTTCGACACCGAACGCTTCGAGCGGCTCATCAGGGACGAGGCCGACTGGGACACCGTTCTCCGGGCCACGGCCCAGAACGCGCCGCACGGCTTCATCATCTACTGGAGCCACGACTTCACCCCGCTGATGCGGCTGGCCGGCGAGCGGTGGGTCTGCGTCGAGTACCTGATGGGGAACCACGCGATCGCCCAGGGGATGTACCACCACGATCCCGCCGTCCTGCTCTACGCGCCGCTGCGCACGGCGATCTACGAAGACGCCGGAGGCACGACCCGTTTCGCCGTGGACCAGCCCAGCACCCGGTTCGCCAGTTTCGGCAACCCCGACATCACCGAGGTCGGCATCACACTGGACCATAAGCTCGCCGCTCTGCTGGAATATCTCGACGCGCCCGTACCGGCCGAGCTCGTCCGGGAACGGGTACCCCATGGATAA
- a CDS encoding winged helix-turn-helix transcriptional regulator, with protein sequence MASDRRAHAGAPCPIGRAIDVLGERWTLLILRNATLGMTRFEDFRSDLGIADNILSLRLTRLVDLGLFTRVPYRDGGRTRNEYRLTAAGADMLPVLHALADWGHEHTRPDEPAERMRIVHRTCEHATTPGGHCDHCGQPVRREEEAWIRPWRSPEPTPLAAPVV encoded by the coding sequence GTGGCATCTGACCGCAGGGCACACGCGGGTGCCCCCTGCCCGATCGGCCGGGCCATCGATGTCCTGGGGGAGAGATGGACGCTGCTGATCCTGCGCAACGCCACGCTGGGCATGACCCGCTTCGAGGATTTCCGGTCTGACCTGGGCATCGCCGACAACATCCTGTCGCTCCGGCTGACCCGCCTCGTCGACCTCGGCCTGTTCACCCGCGTGCCCTACCGCGACGGCGGTCGCACCCGCAACGAGTACCGCCTCACCGCCGCGGGCGCCGACATGCTCCCGGTACTGCACGCGCTCGCCGACTGGGGCCACGAGCACACCAGGCCCGACGAGCCCGCGGAGCGGATGCGGATCGTCCACCGGACCTGCGAGCACGCCACGACCCCGGGCGGGCACTGCGACCACTGCGGGCAGCCCGTACGCCGCGAGGAGGAAGCCTGGATCCGGCCCTGGCGATCACCTGAACCGACCCCCCTCGCGGCCCCCGTCGTCTGA
- a CDS encoding cytochrome P450 codes for MTSGTLLRQITDYANRADPYPLYTELRRTPVARQDDGVYTVSTYWEILSLLHDPRLSSDLRNRVPQPGDALPLEEDPSLPVSFIRLDPPEHDRLRRLATRPFGPPKCPRRVFNMRGELTRMVSDLIDGFQGRNQVDIVDDFAYPFPVAVICKLLGVPRQDEARFHVWAEAIVAALDPNPAEGPAERQRASQQARSEMGRYLAELIEEHRHVPGDDMFSALATDHGPDGQMTPVELIATGVLLLIAGHETTVNLISNGMLTLLRHPDVLKRLRDDPGLAVPLVEELLRYEPPVQLLPQRTALDDIDIAGTVIPKGAPIWLVLASGNRDPKRFPDAERFEPERRDNQHLGFGSGIHYCFGAPLARLEAQLALTELARRLDNPQLVNDPPPYRRNPVLRGPRHLSVAFDDLLA; via the coding sequence ATGACTTCGGGCACGCTGCTGCGGCAGATCACCGACTACGCCAACCGCGCCGACCCCTATCCGCTCTACACCGAGCTTCGCAGGACGCCGGTGGCGCGGCAGGACGACGGCGTCTACACCGTCAGCACCTACTGGGAGATCCTCTCCCTGCTGCACGACCCGCGGCTCAGTTCGGACCTGCGCAACCGGGTTCCGCAGCCGGGCGACGCCCTTCCCCTGGAGGAGGACCCGAGCCTGCCGGTCAGCTTCATCAGGCTCGATCCGCCCGAGCACGACCGGCTGCGCCGCCTGGCGACGCGCCCGTTCGGGCCGCCGAAATGCCCCCGGCGGGTCTTCAACATGCGCGGCGAGCTCACCCGGATGGTCTCCGACCTGATCGACGGCTTCCAGGGCAGGAACCAGGTCGACATCGTCGACGACTTCGCCTACCCCTTTCCCGTGGCGGTGATCTGCAAGCTCCTCGGGGTTCCCCGCCAGGACGAGGCGCGTTTCCACGTCTGGGCCGAGGCGATCGTCGCCGCCCTCGATCCCAACCCGGCCGAGGGGCCCGCCGAACGGCAGCGTGCCTCCCAGCAGGCCAGGTCCGAGATGGGCCGGTATCTCGCCGAGCTCATCGAGGAGCACCGTCACGTGCCCGGTGACGACATGTTCTCCGCGCTGGCCACCGACCACGGCCCCGACGGGCAGATGACGCCGGTGGAGCTGATCGCCACCGGCGTCCTGCTCCTCATCGCCGGTCACGAGACCACCGTCAACCTCATCTCCAACGGGATGCTCACGCTGCTGCGCCACCCCGACGTCCTCAAGAGGCTGCGCGACGATCCAGGCCTGGCCGTCCCGCTCGTGGAGGAACTCCTGCGCTACGAGCCGCCGGTGCAGCTCCTGCCGCAGCGCACCGCCCTCGACGACATCGACATCGCGGGCACCGTCATCCCCAAGGGCGCGCCCATCTGGCTCGTCCTGGCCTCCGGCAACCGGGACCCCAAACGTTTCCCGGACGCCGAGCGGTTCGAGCCCGAACGCCGGGACAACCAGCACCTCGGCTTCGGCAGCGGCATCCACTACTGCTTCGGCGCACCTCTCGCGCGGCTGGAGGCCCAGCTCGCCCTGACCGAACTGGCCCGCCGGCTCGACAATCCCCAGCTCGTGAACGACCCGCCTCCGTACCGGCGGAACCCGGTCCTGCGCGGCCCACGCCACCTCTCGGTCGCCTTCGACGATCTCCTGGCGTAG
- a CDS encoding NAD(P)/FAD-dependent oxidoreductase, with protein MSVDELSRAFRQHGRIVIVGASLAGLRAAETLREEGFTGSLTMIGDEPQEPYDRPPLSKQVLLGHMPADATPLPRRRALDAQWRLGVAATGLDLTGRQVRLADGEEVPFDRLLIATGTRARPWVKEAEADLDGVFVLRTSDDAARLNRRLTARPRRVLIVGAGFTGSEIASACRERGLEVTVAERGPAPLVGALGGVIGAVAAELQREHGVDLRCGITVTALEGDSAGRLTCAHLSDGTVLDVDVAVIALGAMRNTEWLAGSGVAAGPRGVACDAGCRAFDIHGIVTDDIFVAGDVARSPHPLFGYQFLSLEHWGNAVTQAEVAAHNMISSGPDRLPYLWVPAFWSAQFGVNIKSTGVPTMGDKLMITQGSLAEHRFTVAYGFQGRVIAAVAFDQARWLDFYRRLIETAAPFPLEFANVDRRPEGLRAVPSEFPDPSLPSHGPTVTLSGYSPSDRKVTFTPARM; from the coding sequence ATGTCCGTTGACGAGCTCTCCCGGGCGTTCAGACAGCATGGCCGTATCGTCATCGTCGGCGCGTCCCTGGCAGGTCTGCGAGCCGCGGAGACGCTGCGCGAGGAGGGTTTCACGGGATCACTGACCATGATCGGCGATGAGCCGCAGGAACCCTACGACCGGCCGCCGCTGTCCAAGCAGGTCCTGCTGGGCCACATGCCGGCGGACGCCACCCCCCTTCCCCGGCGACGCGCGCTCGACGCGCAGTGGCGGCTCGGGGTCGCCGCCACGGGGCTGGACCTGACCGGCAGGCAGGTGCGCCTGGCCGACGGCGAGGAGGTCCCGTTCGACCGCCTGCTGATCGCGACCGGCACCCGCGCCCGGCCGTGGGTGAAGGAGGCCGAGGCCGACCTGGACGGGGTCTTCGTCCTGCGCACCAGCGACGACGCCGCCCGGCTGAACCGGAGGCTGACCGCCAGACCCCGGCGGGTGCTCATCGTCGGCGCCGGGTTCACCGGCTCCGAGATCGCCTCCGCCTGCCGCGAGCGGGGACTGGAGGTCACGGTGGCCGAGCGCGGCCCGGCCCCTCTGGTGGGGGCGCTCGGCGGCGTCATCGGCGCGGTCGCGGCGGAACTACAGCGTGAGCACGGCGTCGACCTGCGCTGTGGCATCACGGTCACCGCGCTCGAAGGCGACTCCGCCGGACGGCTCACCTGCGCCCATCTGTCCGACGGCACCGTACTGGACGTGGACGTGGCGGTGATCGCACTCGGTGCGATGCGCAACACCGAGTGGCTCGCGGGCTCAGGGGTGGCCGCGGGTCCGAGGGGAGTCGCCTGCGACGCCGGGTGCCGGGCCTTCGACATCCACGGCATCGTCACCGACGACATCTTCGTCGCCGGGGACGTCGCCCGCTCGCCCCACCCGCTCTTCGGATACCAGTTCCTCTCGCTGGAGCACTGGGGCAACGCGGTCACACAGGCCGAGGTCGCGGCCCACAACATGATCAGTTCCGGGCCCGACCGCCTTCCGTACCTGTGGGTTCCGGCCTTCTGGTCCGCTCAGTTCGGCGTCAACATCAAGTCCACCGGCGTACCGACCATGGGAGACAAACTCATGATCACCCAGGGTTCGCTCGCCGAGCACCGCTTCACCGTCGCCTACGGCTTCCAGGGCCGCGTCATCGCCGCCGTCGCCTTCGACCAGGCCAGATGGCTGGACTTCTACCGCAGACTGATCGAAACGGCCGCGCCGTTCCCGCTCGAATTCGCCAACGTGGACCGGCGTCCCGAAGGACTGCGGGCGGTCCCTTCCGAGTTCCCTGACCCCTCCCTGCCCTCCCACGGGCCCACCGTCACCCTGAGCGGTTACTCGCCCAGCGACCGGAAGGTCACGTTCACCCCGGCCCGTATGTGA
- a CDS encoding ferredoxin yields MRIVVDLNRCEGYAQCAFLAPDVFTMHGEEALMYTPHAGDAQREHVMRAAAACPVQAILVDQRDDQADEPAAQREAEAHVR; encoded by the coding sequence ATGAGGATCGTCGTTGACCTCAATCGGTGCGAGGGATACGCGCAGTGCGCGTTCCTGGCGCCGGATGTGTTCACCATGCACGGTGAAGAAGCACTGATGTACACCCCTCACGCGGGTGACGCGCAGCGCGAGCATGTCATGAGAGCCGCGGCGGCCTGCCCTGTCCAGGCCATCCTGGTCGACCAGCGGGACGACCAGGCCGACGAACCCGCCGCCCAGAGGGAGGCGGAGGCCCATGTCCGTTGA
- a CDS encoding IclR family transcriptional regulator: MAAESSQTLERGLRLLRLLADGRRGRTPTELAAELELSRPAVYRLLTTLQSEGFVRRDGKGRVHLGFGVLVLARAVQPLLRDGALPTLRRLAEEVGATAHLTVAEGDDGLAVAVVEPSWTNMHVAYREGSRHPLARGAAGLAILALREGRTGYLITEGQLQEGARGIAAPVPGLPWLEASVGVITFTPLDPGTVGPRVADAAAELARSLT; encoded by the coding sequence ATGGCGGCCGAATCGTCGCAGACCCTCGAACGCGGCCTGCGCCTGCTCCGCCTGCTCGCGGACGGCCGCCGCGGCCGCACTCCCACCGAGCTCGCGGCCGAGCTGGAGCTGAGCCGCCCGGCGGTCTACCGCCTGCTCACCACCCTCCAGAGCGAGGGCTTCGTCCGCCGGGACGGCAAGGGCCGCGTCCACCTCGGCTTCGGGGTCCTCGTCCTGGCGCGCGCCGTACAGCCGCTGCTCCGTGACGGCGCCCTGCCCACCCTGCGCAGGCTCGCCGAGGAGGTCGGCGCGACCGCGCACCTCACCGTGGCCGAGGGGGACGACGGCCTGGCGGTGGCGGTGGTCGAACCCTCCTGGACGAACATGCACGTCGCCTACCGCGAGGGCTCCCGCCACCCTCTCGCCCGGGGCGCCGCCGGTCTCGCCATCCTCGCCCTGCGCGAGGGCCGCACCGGCTACCTGATCACCGAGGGGCAGCTCCAGGAGGGCGCCCGCGGCATAGCCGCCCCCGTTCCCGGCCTGCCCTGGCTCGAAGCCTCCGTGGGCGTGATCACCTTCACCCCTCTCGACCCCGGCACCGTCGGCCCCCGGGTGGCCGACGCCGCCGCCGAACTCGCCCGTTCCCTGACCTGA